The Filimonas lacunae genomic sequence AGATCTGCTGCGTAAGCACCAAAGCAGCATCACCTTTGAAGATGCCTTTATTGAGCTGCTGGTGTCTATGGATTATAACGAAAAGGACTTCCTGTCTTTCTATACCTGCCATATTGAAGAAAGCATTAAAAGCGCCGCCAGCTTTTATGATAAAAAGAACGTGCTGAATGCCTATTTCGACAAACTGGAAAAACTGCCCGCCAGCGTTATTCCTTTTACGCCATTGCACCCCAGCCCGCACACAAAAGAGCACCTTCCGTTAAAAGGAAGGCTTTTGCAGGAATTGACCACACACACTTCCGTCATACACCAAAAACAGCTACTTATCGAGCACGAAATGAGACAGTTAATTTGGAAAAATAATTAAACCTCCATTTTATGAACCGTTCTGCGCGTTAAACACTATCTTGTACCTAATTTTATACATCAATACAATTATGAGCACAAAAATTCAAGGAACTGTAAAGTTCTTTAATGACGAAAAGAGATTTGGGTTTATCAAGCATAACGATTCAGAAAAAGAAACTTTCGTACATTCTAATGGTTTAATTGATCAGATTAAGCAGAACGACGTAGTTGAATTTGATATAGAGCAAGGCAAGAAAGGGCCGAACGCAGTTAACGTAAAGGTGATTGGTTAGCCACAAACTCTTTAAATTGTTTGAAGCCGTTGCATAGCAACGGCTTTTTTTATGCGCTTAACATTCAAGACAATATTGGGCTACAAAGGGATAAAAATGGTGTAGACAAGCGTGATTCTCATTGCTAGCTTTAAACTCAACACAAACTGCAAACTATTTGAGAATATGACACAACACGCTTCTTCTTTCAAACCTTCTCTTTCTTTACTGGATGCCACCATGCTGGTAGCGGGTAGTATGATTGGTTCGGGCATTTTTATAGTGAGCGCCGATATCACCCGAAACACAGGCAGCGCAGGCTGGCTGATGCTTACCTGGATTATTACCGGTTTTATGACCATTATTGCTGCATTAAGCTATGGAGAACTCAGTGGCATGTATCCGAAAGCAGGCGGACAATATGTATATCTGAAAGAAGCGTACAACCCACTTACCGCCTTTTTGTATGGCTGGAGTTTTTTTGCCGTGATTCAAACTGCTACCATAGCCGCAGTGGGCGTGGCCTTTGCCAAATTTGCCGCTTACCTGGTACCCGCCTTAAGTGAAGATCATATTGTGCTGCAGGCTGGCAATTTTAAAATAGCCGCTGCACAGCTGGTATCCATTGTGGTAATTGTGTTTCTTACCTGGCTCAATACCCGTGGGGTAAAAACAGGTAAAACACTGCAAACCTTTTTTACGCTGACGAAGCTGGTAAGCATTTTCGGGCTTATCATTTTTGGCTTTTTAGCCACCAATTCCGGCGTACTCAAAAGTAACTGGACCAACGCTTTTACCCTGCAAAAAATGGCACCTGATGGCTCGCTTTCTTCTTATACCACCATTGTTGCCCTGGGCGCTATTGCTTCCGCTATGGTGGGTTCTATTTTCAGCAGCGACTCGTGGCATAACGTGGCCTTTATTGCAGGCGAAGTAAAAAATCCCAAACGCAATATCGGCTTAAGCTTGTTTCTGGGCACCCTCATTGTTACGCTTATTTACCTGCTTACCAATATCATGTACACAGCAGTATTACCGTTACAGCAAATTGCTGCTGCCGATAAAGACCGGGTTGCCGTTTCGGCCGCACAGGTCATTTTTGCACAGTACGGCACCATGATTATGGCGCTACTGATTATGGTATCTACTTTCGGCTGCAACAATGGTTTAATAATGGCTGGTGCACGGGTATATCATACCATGGCATCGGACGGCCTTTTCTTTAAAAAAGCCGGCAATTTAAACCAGCAGGCGGTGCCCGGCTTTGCATTGTGGATTCAGTGCGCGTTTGCCTGTGGCTGGAGCCTTAGCGGTAAATACGGCGATTTGCTGGATATGATTTCATTTGTGGTAGTAGTGTTTTATATGCTTACCATTGCAGGTATTTTTATTTTACGCAAAAAGCAGCCTGCGGCTGAACGTCCTTATAAAGCCTTTGGTTACCCCGTGTTACCGGTAATCTATATTATCATGGGCCTGGCTTTTTGCCTGTTGCTGATAGCTTATAAGCCCACTTACACCTGGCCAGGATTGCTGATAACCCTTTCGGGCATTCCTATTTACTATTTTGCCATCCATGCTAAAAAGAAAGCAGCCTCTGCTCTGCCAGTCCTTTAACTGATTCAATTACAGTCACTTTTGCAAGTGCCAATGCTAAAATAGGTTAGCATTGGCGCTACGGTTAAAAAGGTTTAAGCCTATTTAATGGGTTATCAACATTCTTTTAAGTGGTTTTAAACCCCCTATTGTGCAGATGTGGCGTAATCTTGTACTGTAATTAAACAGCTACATATGCCAAACGAAATATTGCTGGTTCAATACAACAACAACACCAGCACACAGAACCTGGAATTGGAAGCAAGACGAATCAATGACATCACTGCATTCGCTTCATCGTTTTTCATGTTTCGTAACGCGTACGAAATTTTCGATATGCGCAAGCATAAAAAAATTACCAGTCGCAAAAGAAGTTTCGATTTGTACCAGGCAGCTGAACTACCGGCTTTCCATTTTATTATGGGAATGAACTAATACAACAGAAGATTACTCCACCATATTTGGTGCTTTGTTCATAGGATTTTTGATTTTTTCATAGTTATAGATTGGTTGGTTTATTAAAGAAAAAATCCCGCTTTTCCAAGCGGGATTTATCTTTTATGGATGTTTGCTCCTCTGATTATTTGACGTCTGCAGCTTCTTCTTTCCTTCTGCCCAGTTCAAAAACAATCTTATTGTTTTCTTTATCCAGGTTGGCTATTAACACATCACCCTGCTTCACATTCATATTCAGAATTTCTTCTGCCAATGGATCTTCCAGGTATTTCTGAATAGCTCTGTGCAGCGGACGCGCACCAAACTGAACATCATAACCTTTATCGGCAATGAAGTCTTTCGCTTCAGGCGTAATTTCCAGTGTAAAGCCTAATGTGGTCAGGCGTTTTAACACACCTTGCATCAGGATATCGATAATCTGGAAGATATTGTCTTTGCTCAGTGAGTTAAAGATCACCACATCATCTATACGGTTCAGGAACTCTGGAGAGAATGTACGTTTCAGTGCTTTTTCAATCACTGCTTTGTTGTTCTCATCCTGACTTTGAACGCGGGCAGCAGTAGCAAAACCTACACCATCACCAAACTCTTTCAACTGGCGTACACCAATGTTAGAGGTCATAATGATCAATGTGTTTTTGAAATCTACCTTTCTGCCTAAACCATCTGTTAACTGGCCATCGTCCAGCACCTGTAACAGAATGTTATAGATATCCGGGTGTGCTTTTTCAATTTCATCCAGCAGAATTACGCTATAAGGCTTACGACGTACTTTTTCAGTAAGCTGACCACCTTCTTCATAACCTACATATCCGGGAGGCGCACCTATTAAACGGCTTACAGTAAATTTCTCCATGTATTCACTCATATCAATACGCACCAGCGCATCTTCTGAGTCGAACATATAGCGGGCCAGTGAACGGGCTAACTCTGTTTTACCCACACCGGTTGGTCCCAAGAAAATGAAAGTACCAATGGGCTTTTTAGGATCTTTCAAACCTACCCTGTTACGCTGAATGGCTTTCACCACTTTAGAGATCGCATCTTCCTGGCCTATTACCATACCTCTCATATCGTCAGACATCTTGCGCAGTTTCTCGCTTTCAGCCTGAACCATACGTTTAACAGGAATACCAGTCATCATGCTTACCACTTCTGCGATGTTCTCTTCATCAATAGGGTAACGCTTGTGTTTGCTTTCTTCTTCCCAGATACCTTTCGCTTTTTCCAGGTCTTCGCCCAGGCGCTTTTCCGTATCACGCAGTGCAGCAGCCTCTTCAAAACGCTGACTTTTTACCACTTTGTTCTTTTCCTGTTTGATTTCTTCAATCTGTTTTTCCAGGTCAAGAATATTTTGTGGTACGTTGATGTTTTTGAGGTGAACGCGTGCGCCCACTTCATCCATTACATCAATTGCTTTATCAGGTAACAAACGGTCGGTCATATAACGATCGCTCAACTTCACACAAGCTTCAATTGCTTCGTCGTTATAAGCTACGTTGTGATACTCTTCGTATTTGCTTTTGATGTTGGTTAAAATCTGGATGGTTTCGTCCACGGTTGGTGGGTCTACCATTACTTTCTGGAAACGACGGTCTAATGCACCATCTTTTTCAATGTACATGCGGTATTCATCCAGTGTGGAAGCACCAATACATTGCAGTTCGCCACGAGCCAGCGCTGGTTTAAAAATGTTGCTGGCGTCTAATGATCCGCTGGCACCACCTGCCCCTACGATGGTATGAATTTCGTCAATGAACAGAATTACATCCCTGTTTTTTTCCAGTTCATTCATGATCGCTTTCATACGCTCTTCAAACTGGCCACGGTATTTGGTACCTGCCACCAGGGCTGCCAGGTCTAAAGAGATAACCCTTTTATCAAACAATACACGGCTTACCTTACGTTGTACTATACGCAGGGCCAGGCCTTCTACGATAGCAGTTTTACCCACACCAGGTTCACCGATGAGTATAGGGTTATTCTTTTTACGACGTGATAAAATCTGAG encodes the following:
- a CDS encoding cold-shock protein, translating into MSTKIQGTVKFFNDEKRFGFIKHNDSEKETFVHSNGLIDQIKQNDVVEFDIEQGKKGPNAVNVKVIG
- a CDS encoding ATP-dependent Clp protease ATP-binding subunit, encoding MDNNFSAQVKEIISFSREEALRLGNDFIGTEHLLLGLIREGENTAIKILKQLNVDLYELRKEVELAVKDKTGKNIANINSLPLTKQAEKVIRVTVLEAKALKSPLVETEHLMLSILKNKENIATQILSQFDVDYDIFKTELGMVRSNDPRSEYTEDNDDEFEDEKRSFSSSQQRSKQPGNVKSKTPVLDNFGRDITKLAETGALDPIVGREEEIERVSQILSRRKKNNPILIGEPGVGKTAIVEGLALRIVQRKVSRVLFDKRVISLDLAALVAGTKYRGQFEERMKAIMNELEKNRDVILFIDEIHTIVGAGGASGSLDASNIFKPALARGELQCIGASTLDEYRMYIEKDGALDRRFQKVMVDPPTVDETIQILTNIKSKYEEYHNVAYNDEAIEACVKLSDRYMTDRLLPDKAIDVMDEVGARVHLKNINVPQNILDLEKQIEEIKQEKNKVVKSQRFEEAAALRDTEKRLGEDLEKAKGIWEEESKHKRYPIDEENIAEVVSMMTGIPVKRMVQAESEKLRKMSDDMRGMVIGQEDAISKVVKAIQRNRVGLKDPKKPIGTFIFLGPTGVGKTELARSLARYMFDSEDALVRIDMSEYMEKFTVSRLIGAPPGYVGYEEGGQLTEKVRRKPYSVILLDEIEKAHPDIYNILLQVLDDGQLTDGLGRKVDFKNTLIIMTSNIGVRQLKEFGDGVGFATAARVQSQDENNKAVIEKALKRTFSPEFLNRIDDVVIFNSLSKDNIFQIIDILMQGVLKRLTTLGFTLEITPEAKDFIADKGYDVQFGARPLHRAIQKYLEDPLAEEILNMNVKQGDVLIANLDKENNKIVFELGRRKEEAADVK
- a CDS encoding APC family permease, whose translation is MTQHASSFKPSLSLLDATMLVAGSMIGSGIFIVSADITRNTGSAGWLMLTWIITGFMTIIAALSYGELSGMYPKAGGQYVYLKEAYNPLTAFLYGWSFFAVIQTATIAAVGVAFAKFAAYLVPALSEDHIVLQAGNFKIAAAQLVSIVVIVFLTWLNTRGVKTGKTLQTFFTLTKLVSIFGLIIFGFLATNSGVLKSNWTNAFTLQKMAPDGSLSSYTTIVALGAIASAMVGSIFSSDSWHNVAFIAGEVKNPKRNIGLSLFLGTLIVTLIYLLTNIMYTAVLPLQQIAAADKDRVAVSAAQVIFAQYGTMIMALLIMVSTFGCNNGLIMAGARVYHTMASDGLFFKKAGNLNQQAVPGFALWIQCAFACGWSLSGKYGDLLDMISFVVVVFYMLTIAGIFILRKKQPAAERPYKAFGYPVLPVIYIIMGLAFCLLLIAYKPTYTWPGLLITLSGIPIYYFAIHAKKKAASALPVL